One Thermoplasma volcanium GSS1 genomic window carries:
- the nuoI gene encoding NADH-quinone oxidoreductase subunit NuoI, producing MIEVKEPKRIPFVGMLQGMFTVFKHLFKKPITVQYPEEKAYTPPRFKFRIFLSMDDCVGCTLCEQVCPNLSIRMIVVERNNPHNKRNLYPQVNFGTCTVCRNCEEICPTEAIYLTHELETARTRNNFFYSPQELEKTEEEVKK from the coding sequence GTGATTGAAGTTAAAGAACCAAAAAGAATCCCATTTGTTGGGATGCTTCAGGGCATGTTTACGGTCTTTAAGCACCTATTTAAAAAGCCAATAACTGTGCAGTATCCTGAAGAAAAAGCATATACACCTCCAAGATTCAAATTTAGGATATTCCTTAGCATGGATGACTGTGTTGGATGCACACTCTGTGAACAGGTATGCCCGAATTTGTCGATTAGAATGATAGTGGTGGAGAGGAACAATCCTCACAATAAAAGAAACTTATATCCACAGGTAAACTTTGGAACCTGTACAGTTTGCAGGAATTGTGAAGAGATATGCCCGACTGAAGCTATATACTTGACACACGAACTGGAAACTGCAAGAACTAGGAATAATTTCTTCTATAGTCCCCAAGAGCTAGAAAAGACAGAAGAGGAGGTAAAGAAATGA
- a CDS encoding NADH-quinone oxidoreductase subunit 5 family protein produces MDIGSFTALYAGILGLVVNDVKRILAYSTISQLGYMLAAIGLGPIIGSVAVSLGMFHLVSHAIFKALLFMSAGAFLIAMMDLRDAKQMGGLWKRMPITTTAFFIGALALVAFPGTSGYFSKDPIIYASYNYFTSAPSFAHIWPFLFLMIGSLLTTLYTFRMFFLVATGKPRSVLAERAKDPPVLATIPLMILSLFALILGIWQVPFYKFVAPTLDGVAAAIRVPTAPVYISTLPAILLAIGFFVDLYIYGFEKWKTWDISKTWYYKLVKNKFYIDVLYTRIISERVILPLSAAFSGFENKYNSAVNDLGSDTVTLGSYFRNLQNGVLENYVAVLILAAIVIFIIVEIVELM; encoded by the coding sequence TTGGATATAGGCTCATTTACTGCACTTTATGCAGGCATCCTTGGCCTGGTGGTTAACGACGTAAAAAGAATCCTTGCCTATTCCACTATAAGCCAACTTGGATATATGCTTGCTGCGATAGGCCTAGGCCCAATAATAGGCAGCGTTGCCGTTTCTCTTGGAATGTTCCATCTCGTGTCTCACGCTATATTCAAGGCATTGCTCTTTATGAGTGCCGGTGCGTTCCTAATAGCCATGATGGATTTGAGGGATGCCAAACAGATGGGCGGCCTATGGAAGAGGATGCCTATAACTACCACCGCATTCTTCATAGGTGCATTGGCCTTGGTAGCTTTTCCGGGTACATCTGGCTACTTCTCTAAGGATCCAATCATATACGCATCGTACAATTACTTCACTTCTGCTCCCTCTTTTGCCCATATATGGCCATTCCTCTTCCTAATGATTGGCTCACTGCTAACTACCCTATATACCTTTAGAATGTTCTTTCTTGTAGCAACTGGAAAGCCAAGATCAGTTCTTGCCGAAAGGGCAAAAGATCCTCCTGTGCTTGCAACGATACCGCTCATGATCCTTTCTCTGTTCGCACTAATACTCGGTATATGGCAGGTTCCGTTCTATAAATTTGTTGCACCTACGTTAGATGGCGTTGCTGCAGCAATTAGAGTTCCAACTGCACCGGTTTACATATCTACATTGCCAGCAATACTTTTAGCTATAGGCTTCTTCGTAGATCTCTACATATATGGTTTCGAGAAATGGAAGACCTGGGATATATCTAAGACCTGGTACTATAAACTAGTGAAAAACAAATTCTATATTGATGTGCTCTATACAAGAATAATCTCAGAGCGGGTTATACTACCACTTTCTGCCGCCTTTAGCGGTTTCGAGAACAAATATAATAGTGCTGTGAACGATCTTGGCTCAGATACTGTAACACTGGGTTCATATTTCAGGAACTTGCAGAACGGTGTCCTAGAAAACTACGTGGCTGTACTTATTCTAGCCGCTATAGTTATCTTTATTATAGTGGAAATTGTGGAGCTGATGTAA
- a CDS encoding NADH-quinone oxidoreductase subunit M — MFALIILISAIIFGIISYFTGKHAKEVSAVLSGILLLEIIAYSIMRFSSYSGGFISRYSVVISSSLGLSFSIAVSGLTDALLILSAVVILIAVLITDRNYGSAFFGLEMTVLAGLIGLLISRDFLFFYIFWEVVLIPVYFMIGRYGIGNKNSISLKFFVYTHIGSVFILLSIFTLYSQSYVYLASPTFEIGPLMSILPKLSLFYKGFVIFGFLFGFLVKMPSFPIHSWLPDSYYSAPYPGSVILAGAISMMGGYGLFGIMIESYKALDVYVLYLLIALGIISLIYFALTAMFQRNIKKMMAFASASAMGFVTISFAASILETSGIDYSVRALEAAGGMFQIVAHGLIMSLVFSALYYISRNTKTDSVYGLGGIYREAPKLASLTLVGLLASLGLPGFAGFIGEFSIVVGVFQTVSWYIFLIIFGMIITASYHIWTAQRSLYGPYNENLGFIRDINSGEFMILIFLVLVIFVLGIYPNLIFANLVNYTNTSLSISVEPALRTNVVAFLEAHVFEVMQ; from the coding sequence ATGTTTGCATTGATTATTCTAATTTCAGCAATAATATTTGGAATAATTTCTTATTTCACTGGTAAACACGCTAAGGAAGTATCCGCTGTACTCTCTGGCATACTTCTACTAGAAATAATCGCCTATTCCATAATGAGATTTTCATCATACTCTGGTGGCTTCATATCCAGGTATTCAGTTGTAATTTCCAGCAGTTTAGGCCTCTCATTCAGCATCGCTGTCTCTGGGCTGACAGATGCTCTTTTGATCCTTAGCGCCGTTGTTATATTAATCGCAGTCCTAATAACTGACAGGAATTACGGTTCCGCCTTTTTTGGCCTAGAGATGACCGTACTTGCAGGTCTAATAGGTTTACTTATATCGAGGGATTTCCTCTTTTTCTACATATTCTGGGAAGTTGTGTTGATACCCGTTTACTTCATGATAGGAAGGTATGGGATTGGGAATAAGAATTCGATATCCCTCAAGTTTTTTGTCTACACACATATAGGTTCAGTGTTTATCTTGCTGTCAATATTTACCCTTTATTCTCAGTCTTATGTTTATCTTGCATCTCCTACATTTGAGATAGGCCCACTGATGTCTATCCTCCCAAAACTTTCATTATTTTACAAGGGTTTCGTGATATTTGGCTTCTTGTTTGGTTTCCTGGTTAAGATGCCGTCATTTCCTATACACTCATGGCTTCCGGATTCCTATTATTCTGCTCCATATCCGGGCAGTGTGATACTTGCGGGTGCAATATCTATGATGGGGGGCTATGGTCTGTTCGGTATAATGATAGAATCATACAAAGCTCTTGACGTATATGTATTGTACCTGCTTATAGCGCTTGGAATAATTAGTCTAATATATTTCGCTTTGACGGCCATGTTCCAAAGAAATATAAAGAAGATGATGGCCTTTGCAAGCGCCTCTGCAATGGGTTTCGTTACAATTTCATTTGCCGCCTCTATTCTTGAAACTTCTGGTATAGATTACAGCGTAAGGGCACTAGAAGCAGCAGGAGGCATGTTCCAGATAGTCGCACATGGCTTGATAATGTCCCTAGTATTCTCAGCGCTATACTATATATCTAGAAATACTAAGACTGACTCGGTTTACGGCCTCGGAGGCATTTACAGAGAAGCACCTAAACTTGCATCGCTTACGCTAGTAGGCTTACTTGCCTCGCTTGGCTTGCCAGGTTTTGCGGGATTTATTGGAGAATTTTCGATAGTGGTGGGCGTCTTTCAGACTGTCAGCTGGTATATCTTCCTTATAATCTTCGGGATGATAATTACAGCTTCCTACCACATATGGACTGCCCAGAGGTCCTTATATGGGCCATACAATGAAAACCTTGGCTTTATAAGGGATATTAACAGTGGGGAGTTTATGATTCTTATCTTCTTAGTGCTTGTTATATTTGTTCTTGGAATTTATCCCAATCTGATCTTTGCTAATCTTGTCAATTATACAAATACTTCCCTTTCAATATCCGTAGAACCTGCTCTTCGAACGAATGTTGTCGCTTTTCTTGAAGCGCACGTATTTGAGGTGATGCAATGA
- a CDS encoding NADH dehydrogenase subunit J, with the protein MNKYLALVSAALFFIATAIPVIVMPGTFVPVSQDISLIGFSFFNVYIVPFELLSVIIVGAVIGVMYVARGEE; encoded by the coding sequence TTGAATAAATATCTAGCTTTAGTTTCAGCCGCATTATTCTTTATTGCTACGGCTATCCCAGTTATAGTTATGCCGGGAACTTTCGTGCCCGTCTCTCAAGACATATCGCTTATTGGGTTTTCGTTTTTCAATGTTTACATAGTCCCATTCGAACTCCTATCCGTAATTATAGTTGGCGCTGTAATAGGTGTTATGTATGTTGCAAGAGGTGAGGAATAA
- the nuoK gene encoding NADH-quinone oxidoreductase subunit NuoK has translation MFAAAVSFVALLLFTIGLYGVMTSRVGIKMLISIEIMINSAILSIIGIGSYFYSSSVQIDPYVFALFAIAIGVVESAVGLGLLVIVYRKFGKIDISLLKEIRW, from the coding sequence GTGTTTGCTGCAGCTGTTTCATTTGTTGCGCTTCTGTTGTTCACTATTGGCCTTTATGGCGTGATGACGTCAAGAGTTGGTATAAAAATGCTTATTTCTATAGAGATTATGATCAATTCAGCTATCCTATCTATAATCGGCATTGGTTCGTACTTTTATTCAAGCTCTGTACAAATAGATCCCTATGTGTTTGCTCTCTTTGCTATAGCTATCGGTGTTGTTGAATCTGCCGTAGGTCTTGGATTGCTCGTTATCGTGTATAGAAAGTTCGGCAAGATCGACATATCTTTGCTAAAGGAGATAAGGTGGTAA
- the nuoH gene encoding NADH-quinone oxidoreductase subunit NuoH, producing MNILLRLQLFFQITGHYASYFLAYIFETIFFLIFVFVSLIAMIYLFRKYMARLQLRYGPNRVGKFGSLQLIADAIKLVGKESILPKLRDDFAYKTAPYIVFIGLVVGFILIPYGDFYWIGSLTITHSDVSLILFFGAIAMMPIGEILAGISSHNKYALLGAMRGVAKDVSFEVPMMLSAIALVMMDSAVNKTPLEFSSLVSTQFIPFGILQPLGLFVFMVAMIARSSYTPFDLSESDSEIVSGYSTEYSGMRFGLFYMGMFGSIFLGSLVISLLYLGGYNGPYSSYAGFIYLLIKGLIMVLISFLIWLSMPRIRIDRFVNFGWKILLPIAIINLIWAGFLTLGVIS from the coding sequence ATGAACATACTGCTTAGGTTGCAGCTCTTCTTTCAAATAACGGGCCACTACGCTTCGTATTTCCTGGCGTATATATTCGAAACGATATTCTTTCTAATATTTGTTTTCGTCTCCTTAATAGCGATGATATACTTGTTCAGGAAATACATGGCTAGGTTGCAGCTAAGATATGGGCCCAATAGAGTAGGTAAGTTCGGAAGCTTACAGTTGATAGCTGATGCAATAAAGTTAGTTGGCAAAGAATCTATACTTCCCAAGTTAAGAGATGATTTTGCCTATAAGACCGCTCCATACATTGTTTTTATTGGTCTGGTAGTCGGCTTTATTTTAATACCGTATGGAGATTTTTACTGGATCGGATCATTAACAATAACCCACTCGGATGTCTCACTTATCCTGTTCTTTGGTGCAATTGCTATGATGCCAATAGGTGAAATATTAGCAGGAATAAGTTCACACAACAAATACGCCCTTCTAGGTGCAATGCGTGGTGTTGCTAAGGACGTTTCATTCGAAGTGCCGATGATGCTGAGTGCTATTGCACTGGTAATGATGGATTCAGCTGTAAATAAGACACCATTAGAATTTTCTTCACTGGTTTCAACTCAATTCATACCATTCGGCATTCTTCAGCCCTTAGGTCTTTTCGTATTTATGGTGGCCATGATAGCAAGATCTTCTTACACCCCGTTCGATTTATCAGAAAGTGACAGTGAAATAGTATCAGGGTATTCAACTGAATATTCAGGGATGAGATTTGGTCTCTTCTACATGGGAATGTTTGGAAGCATATTCCTCGGTTCTCTTGTGATTTCGCTTTTATACCTTGGTGGCTATAATGGGCCCTATTCATCCTACGCTGGCTTTATTTATTTGCTCATAAAAGGGCTCATCATGGTTCTTATTTCCTTCTTAATATGGCTTTCAATGCCTAGAATAAGAATTGATCGTTTTGTTAACTTTGGTTGGAAGATACTTTTGCCCATTGCAATTATAAATCTAATATGGGCAGGCTTCCTAACATTAGGGGTGATATCGTGA
- a CDS encoding NADH-quinone oxidoreductase subunit C, with amino-acid sequence MVDILGEEKGKDGRRIIKVAKENLLALMRDLKAQGYNLSLTTGVDYVDHIEVVYHLYNLEKNEYIIVKTETTDNHVPSLTPLWNAANWDEREEYDLVGIVFDGHPYLKRLFLPEGWVGHPLRKNYDLSKAQYVNMDEEGNDYVTFDPEGGW; translated from the coding sequence ATGGTAGATATACTCGGCGAAGAAAAAGGAAAGGACGGAAGGAGGATAATCAAAGTCGCAAAAGAAAATCTCCTCGCTTTGATGAGGGATCTTAAGGCACAAGGATATAATCTATCCCTTACTACGGGGGTAGATTACGTAGACCATATAGAAGTTGTTTATCATCTATATAATCTCGAGAAGAACGAGTATATAATAGTAAAAACCGAGACAACGGATAACCACGTACCTAGCTTAACTCCATTGTGGAATGCCGCGAACTGGGATGAAAGAGAAGAATACGATCTGGTAGGGATAGTATTCGATGGTCATCCCTATCTTAAGAGGCTCTTTCTTCCCGAGGGTTGGGTTGGCCATCCACTCAGGAAAAATTATGACCTTAGCAAAGCGCAGTATGTGAACATGGACGAAGAAGGAAACGATTACGTTACATTTGACCCGGAGGGCGGTTGGTAA
- the nuoN gene encoding NADH-quinone oxidoreductase subunit NuoN yields the protein MSLISIFIPEILLVIMGFIVLAVGMFIQSGKASAAISFITLIAALLSVFFIPYDSSYGITVNKFSVYFSAVLIISALFISLPMYRYVKKRPEVFYASLIFSVIGMVIVAMTWNLVIAFVAFESVSIMTYIMSAYGGKQRNLEATIKYFFTGTIATTFIILGIGFYFFSVHTFSLSPVLNGSSISYYSGTKPEFLLALLFLLIGFGFKLAIFPMHQWAIDAYDGTENGVSAYLSTGTKIMAFVLVLKIFLVGFQSFPTPVYYMFTIIAIITMTYANVAALSQMNVKRLLAYSSVAQAGYMILVISVVSYVGLGSARSVSLAIAAGMFYALVYVFMKGGSFIAMNMVKEDNITFENISGLGKKSPYVAASFSILLLSLAGIPLTGGFLAKYFLFLSVIDSGLWWLAIIAIINSAISVFYYMKVMRYLFWEEPKGEFSTDMGNKAAVIVSAAIVVFLGVFYVLFPVLVGISSQIVG from the coding sequence ATGAGTCTTATTTCTATATTTATACCAGAGATACTGCTTGTTATTATGGGTTTCATCGTACTTGCTGTTGGTATGTTCATACAGAGTGGAAAGGCCTCAGCAGCTATCTCATTTATTACGCTGATAGCTGCACTATTATCTGTATTCTTTATACCATACGATTCTTCCTATGGTATCACTGTAAACAAGTTTTCAGTTTATTTTTCAGCTGTTCTCATAATATCAGCACTTTTTATCAGTTTACCTATGTATAGGTACGTTAAAAAGAGGCCAGAAGTCTTCTACGCTTCACTAATATTCTCAGTAATTGGAATGGTCATAGTAGCTATGACCTGGAATCTCGTAATAGCCTTCGTTGCTTTCGAATCCGTAAGTATAATGACCTACATAATGTCTGCATATGGCGGTAAGCAGAGGAACCTTGAAGCCACTATAAAATACTTTTTTACAGGCACGATTGCGACTACTTTCATAATATTGGGTATAGGCTTCTACTTCTTTTCAGTACATACGTTTTCTCTTTCCCCTGTTTTGAACGGATCTAGCATAAGCTATTATTCAGGGACAAAGCCTGAATTCTTACTGGCACTGCTGTTCCTTCTCATAGGGTTTGGATTCAAGCTTGCAATATTCCCGATGCATCAGTGGGCAATTGATGCTTACGATGGAACAGAAAACGGGGTTTCCGCTTATTTGTCAACTGGGACTAAGATAATGGCCTTTGTACTAGTTCTAAAGATATTCCTCGTTGGTTTCCAGTCTTTCCCAACACCAGTATATTACATGTTTACTATAATAGCAATAATAACGATGACTTATGCCAATGTTGCCGCTCTCTCTCAAATGAATGTAAAAAGGCTCCTGGCCTACTCTTCCGTTGCCCAGGCAGGCTATATGATACTCGTAATTTCTGTTGTTTCATATGTAGGACTTGGATCTGCTAGGTCAGTCAGTCTTGCTATAGCAGCTGGTATGTTTTATGCATTAGTTTACGTGTTTATGAAGGGCGGTTCTTTCATCGCTATGAACATGGTTAAGGAAGACAATATTACATTCGAAAACATTTCCGGCCTTGGCAAGAAGTCACCATATGTAGCCGCTAGCTTCTCTATACTTCTTCTATCACTGGCTGGAATTCCATTGACTGGTGGCTTCCTCGCCAAGTATTTCCTGTTCCTGTCAGTAATCGATTCAGGCCTTTGGTGGCTAGCTATTATAGCTATAATAAACAGCGCTATATCGGTATTTTATTACATGAAAGTTATGAGATACTTATTCTGGGAGGAACCTAAGGGAGAATTTTCCACGGATATGGGAAATAAAGCTGCCGTGATAGTTTCAGCAGCTATAGTTGTATTCCTCGGTGTTTTTTATGTGCTTTTCCCTGTTCTAGTTGGAATATCCAGCCAAATAGTGGGGTGA
- a CDS encoding NADH-quinone oxidoreductase subunit B: MVEIKTGDVGIVTTTVEQAYEWARSNSLWPLTFGLACCAIEMMAIQASDMDISRFGSEIFRNSPRQSDLMIVSGTVTKKMAPRVRRIYDEMPYPKYVIAQGVCVIQGGPYNQGYSVVLGVDKVVPVDVYVPGCPPTPEALTNGIILLQKKIRGEADR; this comes from the coding sequence GTGGTTGAAATAAAGACGGGAGATGTTGGTATTGTAACAACTACGGTTGAACAAGCTTACGAATGGGCTAGGAGCAATTCTCTCTGGCCATTGACATTTGGATTAGCCTGCTGCGCCATAGAGATGATGGCAATACAGGCTTCTGATATGGATATTTCTCGATTCGGTAGTGAAATATTTAGAAATTCCCCTAGGCAGTCAGACCTGATGATAGTGTCTGGAACTGTCACGAAGAAAATGGCACCCAGGGTAAGAAGAATATACGACGAAATGCCATATCCAAAATACGTCATAGCACAGGGCGTATGTGTTATACAAGGCGGCCCGTATAACCAAGGTTATTCCGTAGTTTTGGGTGTTGATAAGGTCGTTCCTGTCGATGTTTATGTGCCGGGATGCCCACCTACACCAGAAGCGCTTACAAATGGCATAATACTACTTCAAAAGAAGATAAGGGGGGAGGCTGATAGATAA
- a CDS encoding NADH-quinone oxidoreductase subunit 5 family protein, with protein sequence MFVYGWMIFIAPLLGFVFSLVIGKFYRKWSGAVASFFIFLALVFAILSYFQVLKGPIYNSYHWFYNIDYGIYIDNLAITMAIMVSFVSLMIHLFAIYYMKDDPNKHVYFAETSLFTAGMLGLVISSNLVLLFLFWELVGLCSYLLIGFWFFKPNATAAAKKAFIVTRVGDLSFIIGMSILYYSLVNVTGDPLSIPYLISHASLIASQIGKVRLGIIAIFILGAAIGKSAQFPLHVWIPDAMEGPTTVSALIHAATMVTAGVYLVARLYQVFLYAAPFAMYAVAIIGSFTALYAGILGLVVNDVKRILAYSTISQLGYRLIYCTLCRHPWPGG encoded by the coding sequence ATGTTCGTTTATGGATGGATGATATTCATCGCCCCATTGCTTGGCTTTGTCTTTTCTCTAGTGATAGGCAAATTCTATAGGAAGTGGTCTGGGGCAGTTGCCTCATTCTTTATATTTTTGGCGTTAGTTTTCGCCATTTTGAGTTACTTCCAAGTTTTGAAGGGCCCTATATATAATTCGTATCATTGGTTCTACAATATTGACTACGGCATATACATCGATAATCTGGCGATAACAATGGCTATAATGGTCTCCTTCGTTTCCTTAATGATACACCTCTTTGCAATATACTACATGAAGGATGACCCCAACAAGCATGTTTATTTCGCGGAAACATCCCTATTTACAGCAGGGATGCTGGGCCTTGTAATATCCTCTAACTTAGTCCTGCTATTCTTATTTTGGGAATTGGTAGGTCTTTGTTCCTATCTCCTGATAGGATTCTGGTTCTTTAAGCCAAACGCTACTGCAGCGGCGAAAAAGGCTTTTATCGTCACAAGAGTGGGAGATTTATCATTCATAATAGGAATGTCTATTCTGTACTACTCTCTTGTTAATGTCACCGGGGATCCTCTTAGCATTCCGTATTTAATATCGCACGCCAGCTTAATCGCATCTCAGATAGGAAAGGTAAGACTTGGAATCATTGCTATATTTATCCTTGGTGCCGCCATTGGCAAATCTGCCCAGTTTCCGCTTCATGTATGGATACCTGATGCAATGGAAGGCCCTACCACAGTATCGGCGCTCATCCATGCTGCGACGATGGTTACTGCGGGAGTTTACCTAGTGGCACGCTTGTACCAGGTGTTTCTTTATGCTGCACCCTTTGCAATGTACGCTGTCGCTATAATAGGCTCATTTACTGCACTTTATGCAGGCATCCTTGGCCTGGTGGTTAACGACGTAAAAAGAATCCTTGCCTATTCCACTATAAGCCAACTTGGATATAGGCTCATTTACTGCACTTTATGCAGGCATCCTTGGCCTGGTGGTTAA
- a CDS encoding NADH-quinone oxidoreductase subunit D, with amino-acid sequence MEEWTEVNFGPQHPSMHGVLRLKVKLDGEIVKDVEPIIGYLHRNAEKICELQFYCDNMIYFDRMDYVAAMNMEIGYLEAAEKLLDVEPPGRAKWIRVMMGELNRIASHLVWLGAFGLDLGMLTPFFYCFKEREKILKIFTEVSGSRQQLNYMSIGGVYQDVTDEALDHIKQFITEFPKELNMIANLFVKNDIFLSRTKGVGILSKEMAIDYGVTGPMLRASGVEYDVRKAEPYLVYDKVNFDIPVSFKGDNLARFLVRIEEMRQSVKIIDQTIQKLPAGPYFNQKAKKPLMIRLRGQGEVYARTESPKGEFGVYIVGDGSLRPYRVRVRSPTFKNLSVLPALAKGQMIADLISIGGSIDLVFGEVDR; translated from the coding sequence ATGGAAGAGTGGACAGAGGTAAACTTTGGACCGCAGCATCCATCAATGCACGGCGTATTAAGGCTCAAAGTTAAGCTAGACGGTGAAATTGTTAAGGACGTTGAACCAATTATAGGATACCTGCACAGGAATGCAGAGAAGATCTGTGAGCTGCAATTTTATTGCGACAATATGATCTACTTTGACCGTATGGATTATGTTGCTGCTATGAACATGGAAATTGGATACTTAGAAGCGGCAGAAAAATTGCTTGACGTAGAGCCGCCAGGCAGGGCAAAGTGGATCAGAGTAATGATGGGTGAATTAAATAGGATAGCAAGCCATCTTGTCTGGCTTGGGGCCTTTGGTCTGGACCTTGGTATGCTGACACCTTTCTTCTACTGCTTCAAAGAGAGGGAGAAGATTCTGAAGATATTCACAGAGGTATCTGGATCAAGGCAGCAGCTAAATTATATGAGTATAGGTGGCGTATACCAAGACGTTACAGACGAAGCTCTAGATCACATAAAACAGTTTATAACAGAATTTCCAAAGGAGCTGAACATGATTGCTAATCTGTTCGTAAAGAATGATATATTTTTATCAAGAACCAAAGGAGTAGGTATACTATCAAAGGAGATGGCTATAGATTATGGCGTCACTGGTCCTATGCTGAGGGCTTCTGGCGTTGAGTACGATGTTAGAAAGGCAGAACCCTATTTAGTATATGATAAAGTTAATTTCGATATCCCTGTCTCTTTCAAGGGTGATAACCTAGCCAGGTTTTTAGTTAGGATAGAGGAGATGAGGCAGTCCGTTAAAATAATAGATCAAACGATACAGAAACTGCCGGCAGGCCCTTACTTTAATCAGAAGGCGAAAAAGCCTTTGATGATCAGGTTGCGTGGGCAGGGAGAAGTTTATGCAAGAACCGAATCGCCGAAAGGCGAGTTCGGGGTGTATATTGTTGGAGATGGATCGCTGAGGCCTTACAGGGTGCGTGTTAGAAGCCCTACTTTTAAGAACCTTTCAGTCCTACCAGCACTTGCTAAAGGACAGATGATTGCCGATCTTATTTCCATAGGCGGTTCTATAGATCTCGTTTTCGGGGAGGTGGATAGATGA
- a CDS encoding NADH-quinone oxidoreductase subunit J has product MIYTLIFSIIAVFLIAFSVLSVKEKNITHSAIYLFLFLFILAAEFLFLGASFVAAVEILVYIGAVVTLIVFTVMLTGGKEIE; this is encoded by the coding sequence ATGATATACACTCTTATTTTTTCCATAATAGCAGTATTTCTGATAGCGTTCTCAGTTCTTTCGGTTAAGGAGAAAAACATCACGCATTCAGCAATATACTTATTCCTATTTCTCTTTATTTTAGCCGCTGAATTTCTATTTCTAGGTGCCTCATTTGTGGCTGCAGTTGAAATTCTTGTATACATAGGTGCTGTAGTGACGCTGATCGTGTTTACAGTTATGTTAACAGGAGGTAAGGAAATTGAATAA
- the ndhC gene encoding NADH-quinone oxidoreductase subunit A yields MLDGYIPLLIIIVVLPLALIFGFKILPALGANRYGDNKISLRTEDILKKAAYEDTPPGEDQRYLEPYESGEVAREIWGRPSINQYYIVVLLFVVFDVDMLLLFPWAYDFKSLGLIPFIETLIFLAMPLFAVYYAFKLGYMRWLK; encoded by the coding sequence ATGTTAGACGGGTATATTCCGTTGCTTATAATCATTGTAGTCCTTCCGCTTGCCTTGATTTTCGGCTTCAAGATTCTGCCTGCTTTGGGTGCGAACAGGTACGGGGATAACAAGATAAGTCTAAGGACTGAAGATATACTAAAAAAAGCTGCGTATGAGGATACCCCGCCCGGTGAAGATCAAAGGTATCTCGAACCATATGAGAGTGGGGAAGTGGCTAGAGAAATATGGGGAAGGCCATCCATAAACCAATATTACATCGTTGTTTTGCTTTTCGTAGTTTTTGACGTTGATATGCTTCTTTTATTTCCATGGGCTTATGACTTTAAATCTCTAGGGCTCATTCCATTCATAGAAACCTTGATTTTCCTTGCCATGCCACTGTTTGCTGTTTATTACGCCTTTAAACTTGGTTATATGAGGTGGTTGAAATAA